In a genomic window of Thermodesulfobium sp. 4217-1:
- a CDS encoding chemotaxis protein CheD (catalyzes the conversion of glutamine residues to glutamate on methyl-accepting chemotaxis receptors) codes for MAEYFCGMGEWAVGQVGDILCARGLGSCLGLVLIDNKKRMAAMAHVMLPSSNGKVDMPAKYADTAVMYLLEQLKKNGSSMNISCKMAGGSKMFNVSESSLLDIGRRNAEALENSLKENGIQLLSKDVGGSFARTVIFDVMKRKFLVRTIGRGEVEI; via the coding sequence ATGGCTGAGTATTTTTGTGGTATGGGAGAATGGGCTGTGGGTCAGGTGGGGGATATTCTTTGTGCGAGAGGTCTTGGTTCTTGTTTAGGTCTGGTGCTTATTGACAACAAAAAACGTATGGCTGCTATGGCTCATGTAATGCTTCCATCTTCTAATGGCAAGGTGGATATGCCTGCTAAATATGCTGATACTGCGGTAATGTATCTTTTAGAGCAATTAAAGAAAAATGGTTCGAGTATGAATATTAGTTGTAAAATGGCTGGCGGGTCAAAGATGTTTAATGTTTCGGAGTCTTCTCTTTTGGATATAGGCAGAAGGAATGCCGAGGCCCTGGAAAATTCCTTAAAAGAAAATGGGATCCAACTTCTAAGTAAGGATGTAGGCGGAAGCTTTGCCAGAACAGTCATTTTTGACGTTATGAAAAGGAAATTTTTAGTTAGGACAATCGGACGAGGTGAGGTAGAGATCTGA
- a CDS encoding flagellar biosynthetic protein FliQ translates to MSQGLVLDLSRNAMLILLLITAPVLFVALFIGLFLGIFQAATQLQDITISFVPKLLAVIIVMFLLGPFTLNVLTDYIIRLYQNIPNIIK, encoded by the coding sequence ATGAGCCAGGGGCTTGTTCTCGACCTTTCGAGGAATGCAATGTTAATTCTTCTTCTAATAACAGCCCCAGTTTTATTTGTTGCTTTGTTTATCGGTCTGTTTTTGGGAATATTTCAGGCTGCAACACAGCTTCAGGATATTACCATATCTTTTGTTCCAAAACTTTTAGCAGTCATTATAGTTATGTTTTTATTGGGCCCATTCACTTTAAACGTTTTGACAGACTATATAATAAGACTCTATCAAAATATTCCTAATATCATAAAATGA